The DNA region tcaaaatctctattgaaagatggcagcacctgtaaAATATCGAGAAATTTTAGGAATATCATATAAGTTGAGATATCTGTTGAAAGAAAACCTGGAAACAGGGCGGAATCAATCAGGGAAAAGGAatcaatcagggaaaacttggggaatttgacaaattcttgcaaaaaaaaccttgaaaactcggggaattcagataatgatattgacctcgtgtttctttatcaatacgtgatttaatgaaaaattaatgtatttcaacattttaaacctatgAATTTATCTGATTCGATCGGGGGTCATTTtgtggaaaaatcagggaaaactctgGGCATTTATCAACAAGTGGCGCCACCTGACAATGAGAAACCGTGGTAATAACCGATATTGAATGTATTGTTGCAGTCGAATGAAACGTTCCGCCGCCGGAGGAATTCTCGGTCACTGCGGTAATGACGATATCCGTGAATGGATGCGAAGAGAGCAGAATTTACCGGTCGTCGAGGATCCGAATAATCCGGTAGGttttcgatgatgtcattaggGGATTTGCGACGGGTGGTctcgtaattttttttttgaatttttttcgaaatttctaaaaaaattaacgaaacgttggattttttttttttccagaaaataTCGGTGAACGTTCACACGTCGCATCGGAGCGAATCGAGTCACGCGAATATGTATACatcgccgtcgtcgtcgtcggggCAACAACGCAACAATCGGTATAAACGCGCGACGAATACGAAATTGAAGGTTTGTCCGTTGTATTTGCAATCGGATACGATGTTGTGGGATCACGTTAGCGGTGTAGACAGCAACGGTAGACCGAGAAATGTACGTTTCAgctgtttattattattattattcttattattattattattattatgataattattgttattgttattactATTTGGTGGCCATTTAGGCAAATCagagaaaagtcagggaattagAACTTGACCGATACACGAGGATCGGCACAGATGAGCAACTAAACTAAAACAATAAGATAAAAAGCCCACTATCtataaattaaaagaattttaaaagcatgaaatttatgataaataaatttcttcgaatatataaatttcttgattttaaaattcatttaatttgtacataggCCTAgcgggtttttatcttattatccgttcaccacgtttgagtttGGTTATCGTTCTTTAAActtaaacaatgatttttagCCCCATTTTACACACAGTTGAAATAGACAAGAGTCTTAGTAATTAATTTCGAATATCTCGTACATCAAAACCAACAATTAAGACTgtttttcttatcattgtttcagtcgCCGGAGGAAACGAGGAATGAAATATTGAGTATATTCAGTATTCACATACAGggaattaaagatatttacGAACCGACCGTTTTTGTGAACACGGCCGGTACGAAAAGATACAGCGGTATCTCATTCGCCGTACGGAGGGTCAAGGTCAGTACGGTAGTCTCTGTCTCTTCTTTCTTGGCGCAATTCTCACCAGCAAAATTTTAATGCATTGAATCCTCGACAATATTCATATGCTTGATGCAAGAAAATGGCCACCTCCATATCtttccctatgacatcatcaaatacagTAATCATTGGTGGAGAAATGGCTGATTCCATAAATCTCCCTCTGACATCACCAAAAATTGATCTGGAGATGTAGACAATTCATAAAGATGGTCGCCTTCATGAATCccactatgacatcatcaaattgatctaGTAGCCATTACAGGGAAGATGGCTGACTCCATAAATCCCACTCATGCATTTGGAGATGTAGATTTTTCAGAAAGATGGTTGCCTTCATAATTCCCACTCAAGGGGTGTACTCTTTATCAGATCGGAGAATCCGTTTGCCTCCAATCATACTCTATAATTGGTCACATGACTTTTTGGAGAGTCCAAAACCTCCTTTCTGTCGAGGTGGTGTGATTCGGATTTTGTGTGGAGCCAACTGGAGATTTCGGACGGAGACTTCGGAGGCCATAATAGAGTACGCCCAAGTAGCCATCCTCTAtcgtacatgtacatgtattttttgtaacgatatattcacaaattttgtttgtttctttttttcatgcgTAGATCAATAAAACGGACACAGATTGTCCTCAGGGATCGAGTACTCCGCAGTCGTTCAACCCGTATTGTAATCCGTACATCGACGCCGGCAACTTCTTAAACTTAAACTCGTTGAACAATCACACGATGTACTGTCTGGCGTACATCTTCACGTATCGGGATTTCAGCGGTGGAACATTAGGACTCGCGTGGGTCGGATCTCCTGGCAGTaagttatcatcatcatcatcatcatcattgtcatcatcatcatcatcatcaagaGAAATTAACACGGCTTGTTGAAGTCGGGATCTTTTTGGAACAGAAATTTTTATCTAACACGTTCGCTGTGAACTGCGATCTATGagccatcattgccactagAATTTATCCCATATTTTCTGCTGATCCTTCTTCTTCCGGCACGCAGGAATGACACCGTTCTTGATTTTTCTGGCAATGGGAACAAACTCACGATGCTCATTGGTCAATTTTGAACAAAGCCTGAGCATgttttgatatgatttattttccagtaagatttttacaaaattaatgaGTAAGGAAATACATTAAAGATGTAATAATATCAAATGAGGGAATTTTAGCTCCAGTGCCGCAATTTTACTACAACAGTGGCAGCAAAAGTGTTGAACGTTTTAAAGTAAAAGATCAAGAACGTTTGTGCAGGAATTCTGTCTTAACCAGGAATTTGAAATCAATAGGCCTAAATCTCTATGCGCCTGTGATGTTGATGATGCTCCCTCTCTTCCATTgcggtttgatatttttcatttcgtcGATTCACTTTACAGAATCGAGCGGAGGAATCTGCGAAATCAATAAGTTGTACGAAGAAAAAGGAAAAGTCGTTTATAAAAGTTACAACACGGGAATCGTCACGTTCCTGAACTACGGAAACAAAGTCGCGACAAAAGTGTCCATTTTAACGTTCGCTCACGAGGTCGGCCACAATTTCGGCTCACCGGTAGGTCGTTCAAAATGTCTGCATCCATAAATCCcctaatgacatcatcaaattgatctcCATAGAGACAATTGTAGAAAACATGGCTCCTTCTGTAAATCCCCTAATgacttcatcaaattgatgtGGTGATATAGAGCcttccagaaaagatggctgcctccatgaATCCCTCTATGATGTCATCAAATTGACATGGACTTGAGATGAACCTTCCAGCAAACATGGCTGCCCCCATAACCATAAattcccctatgacatcatccaaTTGATGTTGAGATAGAGAAgaagatggctgcctccataaatccccttatgacatcatcaaattatgaCATCATCCCTAACGTCAAATTGATGTGGAGAAATATAACcttccagaaaagatggctgcctccatatCCATAAattcccctatgacatcatccaaTTGATGTTGAGATATAGAAAAAGATGGCTGCATCCATAAttccccttatgacatcatcaccaATCTGACACAGAGATATAAATCATTCCAGCAATGATGGCTatctccataaatccccctaaaTGTCATATTTTGTTCTCTCATTGAATTCTAGCACGATTCCGGTGATGAATGCACCCCTTACTCAAGCTCAAAACAAAACCCGAACGGTAATTATATAATGTTCGCTAGCGCCACCTCTGGCGATAAATCGAACAATCGTATGTTTTCGCCGTGCAGTAAATCGAACATCTCCGAAGTTCTTCACGCGGTGCTGAACAAAGAGAGCGGCAAACGAAATTGCTTCGACGGTAAGGAAACTTCGttaataaatctgatatgcaaatttatgcaaattttaTGAGATTATGTATATTTATGTTATTCGTAGTTTGGTATATTTTGACAGGAAGATAATTTAAATTCTATATGCACATTTTATgcaatcatgtaaatttatgTTATTCATAGTTTGGCTTATTTTGATAGGGAGAAAATGTGAATtctatatgcaaatttatgcaaattttaTGCATATACATAGATTTATGTCATTTCATAATCTTGTACTCAGATTTTCTATGTCTCTATCTGCTACAGAAAGTAACGTTGCTTACTGCGGCAATGGAATAGTGGAGGAAGGTGAACAATGCGACTGCGGTTACCTCGGTGAAGATGAGTGCGAGAGGGACAAATGTTGCTATGGACAAACTAATGATCCCTCAACAGCGTGTAAACTTAAACCCCGTTCAACTTGCAGGTCAGTCTCGCATCTGAATAACTTGAACGATTCAGTGAAATTAGGATtaattactaatgacgaccttctcattctcaataacatcaacgattcagtaaaattatcataagttactaatgacgaccttctcattctcaataatttcaacgattcagtaaaattatgattagttacaaTGATGGAGTCAGTATGCTGATGAACTTCTCATTTCTGTTTCCAGTGTTAAAGACCCGTGTTGTAAATTGGATAAAGTGACACAGACATGCAGTCAGGTTCCTAAAAGCGCAAATAAATCTTGTCTATCAGAAACTGAATGTTCATTGCCGACAACTTGCGAATATCCTTTTACCAGTAATGAATCAAATACTTTATACCGAGAAGGGGAggaagggagagggagggggagaaGTTGTTTTAAATGAAGAATGGAGTGTCAGTAGTGTTGAAGTATGTACTTACTTAGAGACCATGAAAGGAGAGAAATGAAAGAAGATGtaaggagggagggagagaaagGGAGGATAAAGCGAAGGAGGATGGGAGGGAGAAGCAATGAATTTCAAATACTGGTATCATATAAACTTATTGTTTCATTCTTTAACTCATTTCGCACTGGTATAAACGCCAATTGTCCAAAACCGAAGCCAAAGGCGAACGATACCGCCTGCAACGCGCAAACTCAAGTTTGTCTCGGCGGGGTAAGTGGTTTATTCTATTCTACCAGACACACAACACGTACATTCAAAATCTGACTCgcactgggcccagtttcacgaaaaagtttaagcctaaaacggttaaatCTGAATTGCTGTACTCATTGAAGATATGAAGatatgaagtaaccaatagcgaTTACACTAATAATTTTAGTTAAacttttctgtgaaataaggccctgatttgatttatcaaaaaagTCCACGTGTTACTTTAATCTGGAACGCTGTTTTCAGGAATGCTCCGGTTCGATTTGTCATACGATTCCCGGCTGGGAGGAATGTTACATCAAAGTCGATCCGCAGAAGAAGAACTCGGCGGAAAGCTGCTTTGTCGCTTGCCAGAGTAAGTTTCTCCATTGAAATACGCTGAATTTGATTTTGGAGCTAGGGAAGGTCTGGGGAAATTATCTTCCGTCTCTGATCTTgttatttttcgaaaaaataatttttcattatccgTGAATTTCAGAAAAAGGCACGAAAAACTGTATCAGCACAAAAAACCCCAATCTTAAAACTGCTGCTCCCGATATGCAAGACCtcatcaataaatataaaaaaggGGAAGCTATTCAGCTCCCTGCTGGTAGGTGGCGCTTTCATTTCactgaaatattgatgaatttcAACTATTTACCGCGGTGCGCAGTACTGAGGGTTTTATTCTaactactgtggaactgataaAAGGTCTGAAATAActatataaattttgaattgtaaCCGTCAGTATTGTTGTGTTTTCAGGTGCGCCTTGTAACAATTACCAAGGTTACTGCGACGTGTTTCATAAATGTCGCGGAGTCGACGCCGATGGTCCGTTGGCTCGACTTAAGAATATGATCTTCAATCCACAAACGCTGACAGAAATTAAAGATTGGATTGAGGTGAGTGAGAAATATAGTCCGTGGGTGGTAAATGAAGTTCTGAGTTTAATGTGACTCTATAGaacactgaaaatgaacttaaagTCAGAGTTAATTCTTACTCACAACTTTGGAACCAGTCCCTGTTGACCACGCTCAAGTCTGACTCAGGGATTACCGTTGAACATGGATATTTGGCTAAAACAAaacgataccttgtttctcctaattggCCGGGTTACTtctgtaaactgcaataagatcggtaatcagttcatttctattctATAGCTGCTGGGTCcgttattgttagcttgatcatgattttgaaaatagttatGCACAGGGTAGATAGATGGCCGGTTGGGTCAACTTTTATCCTGAACAGAAATGACGAACATGGCATCGATATCTTTTAGCCTTTGAGTGTTTTTCTGATGCAATCGGTTGAATATAATTGAGATAATTGCTTTCAAGTCGGACATATTTTATCCTTAGAATAGGATAAAATAGTATTACCGGTACGAATTTATAAAGCGCCTTGTAAATAGTCAAACTATTAAGTAAAGACGCTCTCCATGAACAGGCGATAGTTTCAACAGAAATGTCTGTTTGATTGCTGAGAGACTGTGAATATCGGGAAGAGGTTGGGGCAGGGATCACGTGATCAAACTATAAACGACCTCAATTCTAAGATTTCCAATGTCGGAATTCgctatttttgaatttttgaatttttttccagaaatacTGGTGGGCAGTGTTGATCATGTCTATAGTGCTGGTAGCCGGCATGGCGATATTTATAAAAGTCTGCTCGGTGCATACCCCGTCCCAAAACCCGAAGATGAAACCTGCTCAGAAAATCAGCCTGCGTAATAAACACGGTCGCGGGGCTGGAGGAGGTGGACCGCAACCTCATTCCTCTCGAGCAGGAGCAGCAGCATCTGGAGGTGGAGGAGGAGGTTATCCTCAGGTAATTATGTGTAAACTTTAGTCTCTTAAGTAACCCGTAACCCTTCAGCCCCacaaccaaaatgagtttagactagCCGCTGTCTGTGTGGTATATATAACAACCCACAGTATATTCAGTGGTATATATAACGACCcacaatattttgatgatgattaaaaatgaaaatcttcaGTTTTACTGACGTTTCAAGTAAAATGCTTCTACCGATCTCTGGGAGAGAGATCTTCAGAGATTTATtggaaaataatcatttttcagtAAATCGCAGATGGTAGTagtatatttgaatttgacatGAAACATCAGTTTATCTAATCGTCAAGATGAAACCTACATCCCTCATCTCCTTTCACATAGTGCCTTGGTAATCAATGAATTCCCTATCAATCGaagttaattttgaaaacagtCTTCCTCTTCTGAACTGTCTTTGTTTCACATCTGATAAActatttttttcgatttctttctttttatcCTTCTCCTATCGTCTATTTGTCTCCTCGCCGTGCGTTGTCGTGGGTTACGGCAGCCGGTAGCTCTAGAAGATTTCCGTCCACCGAGGTAGACGCGCTCTTACTGACTGTATTCCGTGCACTTCACCCGCCGCACGTCACACCGTCTTATGTTTATATTTCGACGTTTCTTCATCCGTAGCACTTTTCACTGAATCCTACTTTGTGTATGTGAAATGTTGGTCGGGTAAACAAGGCGTGCACAATTcgtggtacagtagactcctcggCTCAAGTCCATTATAGCATTAAATAGTTCCAGCAGAGACTTATCACATTGGACTGGTATTTGGAATTAATCCGCCAATATTGGTTTGATTGAATCTTACGACATTATGTcataccgacataccgacaaaccgacataccgacaaagtACGAAGCCGAATTACTCCCTTTCTAAAAATGTATCTTTGAGCGGGGAACTATTCCACGCTATACTGGACTTGAACCGACTCCTCTTAATGCGATACAGGTCAACCACCCTCAAGTCCTTGGTGAAATTCATCTATTTATGACTTAATTCTGGCTATTCAGAGATTTACATCAAACATTTTGATGGGCACTACTATCTTTGTaaactaatgattttaatcTATAAATATCCTGCATAGATATTACTGGTGCTGCGATAAACTGAAACTGTACTGAACCTACGTAGGCCTAATTCTATATACTACAGTTCATTTGGAAAAAGCTTTCAACTTTCCCAATTTCTTAACTCGATATCTATGGTCAAAACTCAATGGGATATTTACAACAGTCCCAGCGCTACAGAGTTCCATGATTCTCAACTCTGTGGAGAAATATCTGTTTATCCTCATGATGCAAGGTTGAGTCTACTGTACGTCGTTTCTGTAAAGTGTTAACGCGTCTATTTCTGATATCAAATTTCTCATTATTGGTGAAAACTGGTATTGTTACAGGTAGCCTGGTTGGTCTGGTAATGTTACTATGTTACTCGGTATTTTACGTCATTTACGCCATGTAGTTCACCTTACAGCGACagtacagggtggccacttacctgcAAGTTATGGAAGTTTCTTTTCGTTAAAAAAGTCACTTAAATTTGTTGcaaacagtttctgtctatgtTGTACGTATTTGAAtgtgtgttaattgattggattcttagcagaaaAAGTCAAGGAAAACAACGAGCATTTCAGGGGATTGTCGGGAAAAAGCAAGTCAGATATAATAAAGTGGCCATCCTGCAGTAAGACTCTCCCTTCTCCAACGTAAAGTTGTAATTATAGttgattatatatttttcgatgtttattCAGGGCGGCCCATATTATATAACGGACGGAAAGATGAGACCGGCTCCTTCTCGTGTGGCACGTATTCTGTTTTAAACTATCTCACCTTCATCCACAATCCCTGCTGCCCCGACCCTTTCTACTGTAATAATATTCGTATCACGTATCCCTTTCTCATCAACTGAATGAATCAGAAATTGATAATCTCAACTGTATGAATCAGAAATTGATACTCAAAATCTCTCCTgaaaatcaatagaaatatatttgattcctatttgataatgttttaatcaacaaatctccatggttcccacagaacagggaaattgggaaaaacttgggaatttagaaataataattcctggtttggaaatatcaaaaggtaaatcaggga from Tubulanus polymorphus chromosome 12, tnTubPoly1.2, whole genome shotgun sequence includes:
- the LOC141913822 gene encoding disintegrin and metalloproteinase domain-containing protein 10-like isoform X2, with amino-acid sequence MLVFDVCAVLLLGLLGLTRTECGKLTDSILHYEGLSYATDPVHSEHQRVRRSLQPHQQQLNIHFKALNRDFNLVLKPDRSSFTDDFHEELNDKTIAKTDLSFLYKGTLAGNVYSKVYGSVLNGIFSGVIRTPDDVYHVEKSYLYFPRDDDDRRKKFHSIIYRESDVREPDNNGESSRMKRSAAGGILGHCGNDDIREWMRREQNLPVVEDPNNPKISVNVHTSHRSESSHANMYTSPSSSSGQQRNNRYKRATNTKLKVCPLYLQSDTMLWDHVSGVDSNGRPRNSPEETRNEILSIFSIHIQGIKDIYEPTVFVNTAGTKRYSGISFAVRRVKINKTDTDCPQGSSTPQSFNPYCNPYIDAGNFLNLNSLNNHTMYCLAYIFTYRDFSGGTLGLAWVGSPGKSSGGICEINKLYEEKGKVVYKSYNTGIVTFLNYGNKVATKVSILTFAHEVGHNFGSPHDSGDECTPYSSSKQNPNGNYIMFASATSGDKSNNRMFSPCSKSNISEVLHAVLNKESGKRNCFDESNVAYCGNGIVEEGEQCDCGYLGEDECERDKCCYGQTNDPSTACKLKPRSTCSVKDPCCKLDKVTQTCSQVPKSANKSCLSETECSLPTTCDGINANCPKPKPKANDTACNAQTQVCLGGECSGSICHTIPGWEECYIKVDPQKKNSAESCFVACQKKGTKNCISTKNPNLKTAAPDMQDLINKYKKGEAIQLPAGAPCNNYQGYCDVFHKCRGVDADGPLARLKNMIFNPQTLTEIKDWIEKYWWAVLIMSIVLVAGMAIFIKVCSVHTPSQNPKMKPAQKISLRNKHGRGAGGGGPQPHSSRAGAAASGGGGGGYPQEPPAPYGPAPPRGGPPPGKGKKRRDKYAHPSGTNIEMRNQRV
- the LOC141913822 gene encoding disintegrin and metalloproteinase domain-containing protein 10-like isoform X1, which codes for MLVFDVCAVLLLGLLGLTRTECGKLTDSILHYEGLSYATDPVHSEHQRVRRSLQPHQQQLNIHFKALNRDFNLVLKPDRSSFTDDFHEELNDKTIAKTDLSFLYKGTLAGNVYSKVYGSVLNGIFSGVIRTPDDVYHVEKSYLYFPRDDDDRRKKFHSIIYRESDVREPDNNGESSRMKRSAAGGILGHCGNDDIREWMRREQNLPVVEDPNNPKISVNVHTSHRSESSHANMYTSPSSSSGQQRNNRYKRATNTKLKVCPLYLQSDTMLWDHVSGVDSNGRPRNSPEETRNEILSIFSIHIQGIKDIYEPTVFVNTAGTKRYSGISFAVRRVKINKTDTDCPQGSSTPQSFNPYCNPYIDAGNFLNLNSLNNHTMYCLAYIFTYRDFSGGTLGLAWVGSPGKSSGGICEINKLYEEKGKVVYKSYNTGIVTFLNYGNKVATKVSILTFAHEVGHNFGSPHDSGDECTPYSSSKQNPNGNYIMFASATSGDKSNNRMFSPCSKSNISEVLHAVLNKESGKRNCFDESNVAYCGNGIVEEGEQCDCGYLGEDECERDKCCYGQTNDPSTACKLKPRSTCSVKDPCCKLDKVTQTCSQVPKSANKSCLSETECSLPTTCDGINANCPKPKPKANDTACNAQTQVCLGGECSGSICHTIPGWEECYIKVDPQKKNSAESCFVACQKKGTKNCISTKNPNLKTAAPDMQDLINKYKKGEAIQLPAGAPCNNYQGYCDVFHKCRGVDADGPLARLKNMIFNPQTLTEIKDWIEKYWWAVLIMSIVLVAGMAIFIKVCSVHTPSQNPKMKPAQKISLRNKHGRGAGGGGPQPHSSRAGAAASGGGGGGYPQGGPYYITDGKMRPAPSRVEPPAPYGPAPPRGGPPPGKGKKRRDKYAHPSGTNIEMRNQRV